In Aedes albopictus strain Foshan chromosome 3, AalbF5, whole genome shotgun sequence, the following are encoded in one genomic region:
- the LOC115254427 gene encoding pickpocket protein 28 yields MRPSNERLFRRPIHGPSSKLLQFDEKKSPKVTFAENFREYCLNTTLHGLKYIGTVSLTTVERCFFFVSFILVSILSIYFITNVYQKWQSTPIIIGLSPKATHIRDIPFPAVTICNMNQATRTAAEAIKPGTLEKAILNSICSLDGEFNMTNYEGKWSTVRKMLLSATQPCHSMVEACRYAQTTYNCQHIFRPVLTDEGLCCTFNSVDSSFLLWNRTNGGNRTELPDNPFVPIEWTPETGFVGEANNSTFPRYIAGTGANMGLTVVLDANVKDYYCSSTSSYGFKLILHNPTETPKMAEYAHYIQVGTENRIVVTPRISDASYLIRKTSQATRQCVFASEANLSYFRTYSRNNCEMECEARLIQDNCGCVLYYMPKLQEDNKICSKVDAGCYEKIRSSIAQTASNTLSCSCLPGCFEISYSIDRSSADLCVGKFMVRENLLHVNDSYARDNIALVYIFFSETYFRSFSKGELIGFTEFLSNVGGLLGLFMGFSLISLAEVIYFMTLRPLFAKRKEKADRTNQETVVRDRHFNTVYNNMYPIQQKAGAHQRHVHFAGVTRQNEQEVNSMQNWPKQIKLLISSRVQQIAGWMDGAFRLRRTKINRPKQISTLPFYE; encoded by the exons ATGAGACCTTCGAACGAACGACTATTTCGCCGGCCAATTCACGGACCATCATCTAAGTTGCTACAATTTGACGAAA AAAAATCGCCAAAAGTTACATTCGCGGAAAATTTCCGAGAGTATTGTTTGAACACGACTCTTCATGGATTGAAGTATATTGGAACAGTCAGCCTCACCACAGTGGAAAG GTGTTTCTTCTTCGTCTCCTTCATCTTAGTGTCGATCCTTTCGATCTACTTCATCACCAACGTCTATCAAAAATGGCAGTCAACACCGATCATTATCGGCCTTAGCCCAAAGGCAACCCACATCCGGGACATCCCCTTTCCGGCGGTTACCATTTGCAACATGAATCAGGCCACGCGAACTGCAGCCGAAGCCATAAAGCCGGGTACTCTGGAGAAAGCGATTCTGAACAGTATCTGCTCGTTGGATGGCGAGTTCAATATGACCAATTATGAGGGCAAGTGGTCAACAGTGCGGAAGATGCTACTCTCCGCTACTCAACCATGCCACAGCATGGTGGAAGCTTGTCGGTATGCACAGACCACCTACAACTGCCAGCATATCTTCCGACCTGTGCTGACCGATGAGGGACTTTGCTGTACGTTCAACAGTGTTGACTCATCGTTTCTATTGTGGAATAGGACCAATGGTGGAAATCGTACCGAATTGCCGGACAATCCTTTCGTACCGATCGAGTGGACACCAGAAACGGGGTTCGTTGGAGAAGCAAACAACTCGACCTTCCCGAGGTACATCGCCGGAACCGGGGCCAATATGGGACTTACGGTTGTTCTGGACGCCAACGTCAAGGACTACTACTGTTCGTCAACTAGTTCGTACGGGTTCAAATTGATCCTACACAATCCGACGGAAACTCCCAAGATGGCCGAGTATGCTCACTATATACAGGTGGGGACGGAGAACAGGATCGTCGTAACTCCAAGAATCAGCGATGCGTCCTATCTGATCCGTAAGACCTCGCAAGCCACAAGACAGTGCGTGTTTGCCAGTGAAGCGAACCTGTCGTATTTTCGAACTTACTCCCGCAACAACTGCGAAATGGAGTGCGAGGCTCGGTTGATTCAGGACAACTGCGGCTGCGTTCTGTACTACATGCCGAAACTTCAGGAGGACAACAAGATCTGCAGTAAGGTCGATGCCGGATGCTACGAGAAGATCCGCTCATCGATAGCTCAAACGGCGAGCAACACGCTGTCCTGTAGCTGCCTACCCGGATGCTTCGAGATCAGCTACTCGATCGATCGATCGTCGGCTGATCTTTGCGTTGGGAAGTTCATGGTTCGAGAAAATCTGCTACATGTTAACGATTCGTATGCAAG GGATAACATCGCTCTAGTGTACATCTTCTTCTCGGAGACGTACTTCAGGAGCTTCTCCAAGGGGGAGCTGATCGGGTTCACCGAATTCCTATCGAACGTTGGCGGTTTGCTCGGTTTGTTCATGGGCTTTTCGTTGATCTCTCTGGCCGAAGTGATATACTTCATGACCCTGCGACCGCTGTTTGCCAAACGAAAGGAGAAAGCGGATCGTACCAATCAAGAAACCGTCGTTCGCGATCGACACTTCAACACCGTCTACAACAATATG TACCCCATCCAACAGAAAGCCGGAGCTCATCAACGCCACGTGCACTTTGCTGGCGTCACCCGTCAGAACGAACAGGAGGTAAACTCGATGCAGAATTGGCCAAAGCAGATCAAGTTACTGATCAGTTCTCGAGTTCAGCAGATTGCGGGATGGATGGACGGAGCGTTTCGGCTACGCAGGACCAAGATCAACCGTCCGAAGCAAATTTCAACGTTGCCGTTTTACGAGTAG
- the LOC109421742 gene encoding mitochondrial fission process protein 1, whose protein sequence is MSITEKDLYRDTPVRYLGYANEIGEAFRPVIRKVFVHASYVVAVGYVLADTTDKSRKQYAKPEILGGGARGAAIASGDTLLWQMFASVIIPGFTINRICWLSKKVLSMNKVKGPLGKWAPTALGLLAIPFIIHPIDHGVDLVMDQTYRKYVK, encoded by the exons ATGTCAATTACGGAAAAGGATCTCTATCGGGACACTCCCGTGCGGTATCTGG GTTACGCAAACGAAATCGGCGAAGCGTTCCGACCGGTGATCCGGAAGGTGTTCGTCCACGCCAGCTATGTGGTTGCCGTTGGGTATGTTCTGGCCGACACAACGGACAAGTCCCGGAAGCAGTATGCGAAACCGGAAATCCTCGGTGGGGGTGCTCGGGGAGCGGCGATAGCCTCCGGAGATACGTTGCTGTGGCAGATGTTCGCTTCGGTCATCATTCCGGGATTTACGATTAATAG AATTTGCTGGCTCTCCAAGAAGGTCCTCTCGATGAACAAGGTAAAGGGTCCGCTAGGGAAATGGGCTCCTACGGCGCTGGGTTTGCTAGCGATTCCATTCATCATCCACCCCATTGATCACGGGGTGGATCTGGTGATGGACCAAACCTACCGGAAGTACGTGAAATAA